In a genomic window of Venatoribacter cucullus:
- a CDS encoding SIS domain-containing protein has translation MSHRPILTDITAAIPSLRKSEVKVAEYVLKYAQQVIHMRIVDLAQEAQVSEPTIVRFCRAIGCNGFQEFKVRIAQEMAVANNIGQFAIAEDDSIGDICDKIADTTIQRLHQVKAQLQSPQVAAAAIALSNARRVEFYGFGASGAVAIDAQHKFFRLQVATAAYSDPHMQAMSAVTLSEQDVVVAISQSGRTKDLLHSVQLAQHYGAQVVSLAPANTPLSQLADLPIDINIEEDTEQFTPMTSRIAHLMVIDMLAVAVTQRRGPEFITHLNAIKRSIHSLRIEPD, from the coding sequence GTGAGCCATCGTCCGATCCTGACCGACATTACTGCCGCCATCCCTTCCCTGCGTAAATCCGAGGTGAAAGTGGCGGAGTACGTGCTGAAATACGCCCAGCAGGTGATCCACATGCGGATTGTCGACCTGGCGCAGGAAGCACAGGTGAGCGAGCCCACCATCGTGCGATTCTGCCGGGCCATTGGCTGCAACGGGTTTCAGGAATTCAAAGTCCGTATCGCTCAGGAGATGGCCGTCGCCAATAATATCGGCCAGTTTGCCATTGCCGAAGACGACAGCATCGGCGATATCTGCGACAAAATTGCCGATACCACCATCCAGCGTCTGCATCAGGTGAAAGCCCAGCTGCAAAGCCCGCAGGTGGCCGCTGCCGCCATTGCCCTGAGCAACGCCCGCCGGGTGGAGTTTTACGGTTTTGGCGCGTCCGGCGCCGTGGCCATTGACGCCCAGCATAAATTTTTCCGTCTGCAGGTGGCCACGGCGGCCTACAGCGATCCGCACATGCAGGCGATGTCGGCCGTTACCCTCAGCGAACAGGATGTGGTGGTGGCCATTTCCCAAAGTGGCCGCACCAAAGATTTGCTGCATTCGGTGCAGCTGGCGCAGCATTATGGCGCGCAGGTGGTCAGCCTGGCGCCGGCCAACACCCCGCTCAGTCAACTGGCTGACCTGCCCATTGATATCAATATTGAAGAAGACACCGAACAGTTCACGCCGATGACGTCGCGCATCGCCCACCTGATGGTGATTGATATGCTGGCCGTGGCGGTAACCCAGCGCCGCGGGCCGGAATTTATCACCCACCTGAATGCCATTAAGCGCAGCATTCATTCCCTGCGTATTGAGCCGGATTGA
- the uvrD gene encoding DNA helicase II — protein sequence MDISLLLDQLNDGQRNAVAANSRHQLVLAGAGSGKTRVLVHRIAWLLQVEGVSPFAVMAVTFTNKAAKEMNNRLEQLLSIPANGMWVGTFHGLAHRFLKLHWREARLPQNFQILDSDDQLRLIKRVMKEANIDDSRYPPKQIQWFINGQKDEGRRAAHVMPANDPFGRTMLEVYHLYEQTCQQGGLVDFGEILLRAHELWLQHPDLLQHYQQRFRHILVDEFQDTNNIQCAWIRMLAGDKISVMAVGDDDQSIYGWRGANIDNIRHFQQDFPGAELIKLEQNYRSTRTILDAANAVIANNSGRLGKNLITEGEEGAPIALYSAFNEQDEARYIADLVDSWARSGRQRTEMAILYRSNAQSRTLEEAFLQAGIPYRIYGGQRFYERLEIKNALAYLRLLLNPMDDPSVERVINVPARAIGEKTVELLRTVARDQGCSLWEALALALTHNMLPKRAAAAVQSFVDLVTELEAATQGLALHEIVDQVITQSGLIEHHRKEKGEKGQARIDNLEELINAARQFAAEEEDETEDAARSELAQFLDRAALDAGDGQADEYEDAVQLMTLHSAKGLEFPQVVLAGLEEGLFPHKMSMDDPDGLEEERRLAYVGITRAMEKLVITHAESRRLHGQENFSNPSRFIKEIPAALIQEVRLKNTVSRPLTARSPVTGKPSFVHGDLPYTLGQLVRHELFGEGTVLQFEGQGNGLRVQVNFEEAGSKWLVVSFAKLQPL from the coding sequence ATGGATATTTCTTTATTACTCGATCAGCTTAACGACGGCCAGCGTAATGCGGTGGCTGCCAACTCCCGGCACCAGCTGGTACTGGCCGGCGCCGGCTCGGGTAAAACCCGGGTGCTGGTGCATCGCATTGCCTGGCTGCTGCAGGTTGAGGGCGTATCACCCTTTGCGGTAATGGCGGTAACCTTCACCAATAAAGCCGCCAAGGAAATGAACAACCGCCTGGAGCAGTTGCTGAGCATTCCGGCGAATGGCATGTGGGTGGGGACCTTTCACGGACTGGCACACCGCTTTCTGAAACTGCACTGGCGTGAAGCCAGGCTGCCGCAGAATTTTCAGATTCTCGACAGCGATGACCAGCTGCGGCTGATTAAACGGGTGATGAAAGAAGCCAATATCGACGACAGCCGCTACCCGCCGAAGCAGATCCAGTGGTTTATTAACGGCCAGAAAGACGAAGGCCGCCGCGCTGCCCATGTTATGCCCGCCAACGATCCCTTCGGCCGCACCATGCTTGAGGTGTACCACCTGTACGAACAAACCTGCCAGCAGGGCGGGTTGGTGGATTTTGGCGAAATTCTGCTGCGCGCGCATGAATTATGGCTGCAGCATCCGGATTTATTGCAGCATTACCAGCAGCGTTTCCGCCATATTCTGGTCGACGAATTTCAGGATACCAACAACATTCAGTGCGCCTGGATCCGCATGCTGGCCGGCGACAAAATTTCGGTGATGGCGGTGGGCGATGACGACCAGTCCATTTACGGCTGGCGCGGTGCCAACATTGATAATATCCGCCATTTTCAGCAGGATTTTCCTGGCGCTGAATTAATTAAACTGGAGCAGAATTATCGCTCCACCCGCACCATCCTGGATGCCGCCAACGCGGTTATTGCCAACAACAGCGGCCGGTTGGGTAAAAACCTGATTACCGAAGGCGAAGAAGGCGCGCCCATTGCCCTGTACAGCGCCTTTAATGAGCAGGATGAAGCGCGTTACATTGCCGACCTGGTGGATAGCTGGGCACGTAGCGGCCGTCAGCGCACCGAAATGGCGATTCTCTATCGCTCCAACGCCCAGTCACGCACCCTGGAAGAAGCCTTTTTACAGGCCGGCATTCCCTACCGTATTTATGGTGGCCAGCGGTTCTATGAACGGCTGGAAATTAAAAATGCGCTGGCTTATCTGCGCTTATTGCTGAACCCCATGGACGATCCGTCGGTGGAGCGCGTTATTAACGTACCGGCCCGGGCCATTGGTGAAAAAACCGTCGAATTATTACGCACCGTAGCCCGTGATCAGGGCTGTTCATTATGGGAAGCGCTGGCGCTGGCCTTAACCCACAATATGTTGCCCAAACGGGCCGCCGCCGCGGTGCAGAGTTTTGTCGATCTGGTGACGGAACTGGAAGCCGCGACCCAGGGGCTGGCCCTGCATGAAATCGTCGATCAGGTGATTACCCAGAGTGGGCTGATTGAACATCACCGCAAAGAAAAGGGTGAAAAAGGTCAGGCCCGCATCGACAACCTGGAAGAATTAATTAACGCCGCCCGCCAGTTTGCTGCCGAAGAAGAGGACGAAACCGAAGACGCCGCCCGCAGTGAGCTGGCGCAGTTTCTTGACCGGGCGGCACTGGATGCCGGCGATGGTCAGGCCGATGAATACGAAGACGCCGTACAACTGATGACGCTGCACTCGGCCAAGGGTCTGGAATTTCCGCAGGTGGTGCTGGCCGGTCTGGAGGAAGGCTTGTTTCCGCATAAAATGTCGATGGATGACCCCGACGGTCTGGAAGAAGAACGCCGGCTGGCTTATGTCGGCATCACCCGGGCCATGGAAAAACTGGTCATTACCCACGCCGAAAGCCGGCGTTTGCATGGCCAGGAAAACTTCAGTAATCCGTCACGCTTTATTAAAGAAATTCCGGCCGCTTTAATTCAGGAAGTGCGGTTAAAAAATACCGTCAGCCGGCCGTTAACCGCACGCAGCCCGGTGACGGGTAAGCCGTCGTTCGTACATGGCGATTTACCCTACACCCTGGGTCAGCTGGTGCGGCATGAATTATTTGGTGAAGGGACGGTGCTGCAGTTTGAAGGCCAGGGTAACGGCCTGCGTGTGCAGGTGAATTTTGAAGAAGCCGGCAGTAAATGGCTGGTGGTCAGTTTTGCAAAATTACAGCCGTTATAA
- a CDS encoding class I SAM-dependent rRNA methyltransferase, with product MRHTLRLNPKAERRLKGGHLWVYSNEVDTAVTPLKGLAAGTEVVVETASGKALGAAVVSPEQLICARLFSRDANAVLDQSMIVHRLQVAQSGRELWYPHQCYRWVYGDSDGLPGLVIDRFGGVVVVQISSVAMEERRQAIIDAVNKVAKPHCIVLKNDGKLRAVEGLPEYVEVVQGALEDDCAPLIENDTRFMAPVIHGQKTGWFYDHRENRAQLNRLVKGKRVLDVFSYIGGWGVQAANHGAAEVHCVDASAQALDWVEQNAALNGVAEKVQCWEGDAFAALRQLKDNGERFDVVVMDPPALIPKRKDIKAGEQAYHRLNSLAMRLLSKDGLLVAASCSMHLGEERLPDMLRIMGRELDRDVLIQHVGSQGADHPVVPAIPETRYLKAVFARVLPTR from the coding sequence ATGCGTCATACCCTGCGTCTGAATCCTAAAGCAGAACGCCGTTTAAAAGGTGGCCATTTATGGGTCTACAGCAACGAGGTGGATACCGCCGTAACGCCCCTGAAAGGTTTGGCGGCGGGCACTGAAGTGGTGGTGGAAACAGCCTCTGGCAAAGCGCTGGGGGCGGCGGTGGTCAGCCCGGAGCAGCTGATCTGCGCGCGCCTGTTCAGCCGTGATGCCAATGCGGTATTGGATCAGTCGATGATCGTGCATCGTCTGCAGGTGGCGCAGAGTGGCCGCGAACTTTGGTATCCGCATCAGTGTTACCGCTGGGTGTACGGCGACAGCGATGGCCTGCCGGGCCTGGTGATTGACCGCTTTGGTGGCGTGGTGGTGGTGCAGATTTCCTCGGTGGCGATGGAAGAGCGCCGTCAGGCCATTATTGATGCCGTCAACAAGGTCGCTAAACCGCACTGCATTGTGCTGAAAAACGATGGCAAGTTACGCGCCGTGGAAGGCCTGCCGGAATACGTGGAAGTGGTGCAGGGCGCGCTGGAAGACGACTGTGCGCCGTTAATTGAAAACGATACCCGCTTTATGGCGCCGGTTATTCACGGCCAGAAAACCGGCTGGTTTTATGACCACCGTGAAAACCGTGCGCAGCTGAACCGGCTGGTGAAGGGCAAGCGGGTGCTGGATGTGTTCAGTTATATCGGTGGCTGGGGTGTGCAGGCCGCTAACCATGGTGCGGCCGAAGTGCATTGTGTCGATGCTTCAGCTCAGGCGCTGGACTGGGTAGAGCAGAACGCGGCGTTAAACGGTGTGGCCGAAAAAGTGCAGTGCTGGGAAGGCGATGCCTTTGCCGCGCTGCGGCAGCTGAAAGACAACGGCGAACGCTTTGATGTGGTGGTAATGGACCCGCCGGCGCTGATTCCTAAGCGCAAAGATATTAAAGCCGGCGAACAGGCTTACCATCGTCTGAACTCACTGGCCATGCGTCTGCTGAGCAAAGACGGCCTGCTGGTAGCGGCCTCCTGCTCCATGCATCTGGGTGAAGAGCGCTTGCCGGATATGCTGCGGATCATGGGCCGTGAACTGGACCGGGATGTGCTGATTCAGCATGTCGGCAGCCAGGGCGCCGACCACCCGGTGGTGCCGGCCATTCCGGAAACCCGTTATCTGAAAGCGGTGTTTGCCCGCGTACTGCCAACCCGCTAA
- a CDS encoding HDOD domain-containing protein, which yields MAKELSEEQILRIMQGIKIPPQPQILVDLQMEQVMPDPDMGRIAKLISQDVGLSGTVLKVVNSPFYGLRNRITSVQQAVCLIGLDSVVNIINGLSIKSQMSDETIVNMNRFWDTANDIAQVATTVAKQVGFPNPDLAYLLGLFHNCGIPLLMSRFDNYLQVMEESYAHPELRVVDVENQHLNTNHAVIGYYTAKSWNLPKVLCDVIAEHHSATRYFTSDHIKDSEGKTLLAILKLAEHICGNYHILGRQQVDLEWENIGTEVLTYLGLGEYDIEQMQLNFSEMGIGFQNYRY from the coding sequence ATGGCCAAGGAACTTTCCGAAGAACAGATTCTGCGCATTATGCAGGGCATCAAAATCCCACCGCAGCCGCAGATTCTGGTGGATCTGCAAATGGAACAGGTCATGCCCGACCCGGATATGGGCCGTATTGCCAAACTCATCAGTCAGGATGTCGGGCTGTCGGGTACGGTACTGAAGGTGGTGAACTCGCCCTTTTATGGCCTGAGAAACCGCATTACCTCGGTGCAGCAGGCCGTGTGCCTGATCGGCCTCGACAGCGTGGTGAATATCATTAATGGCCTGTCCATCAAAAGCCAGATGAGCGATGAAACCATCGTTAACATGAACCGCTTCTGGGACACCGCCAACGACATTGCCCAGGTCGCCACCACCGTGGCCAAACAAGTGGGCTTCCCCAACCCCGATCTGGCTTATCTGCTGGGGTTATTCCACAACTGCGGTATTCCGCTGTTAATGAGCCGTTTCGATAATTATCTGCAGGTGATGGAAGAGTCTTACGCCCACCCGGAATTACGGGTGGTGGATGTGGAAAATCAGCATTTAAATACCAACCATGCGGTCATCGGTTATTACACCGCCAAGTCATGGAATTTACCGAAAGTATTGTGCGATGTTATTGCCGAACACCACAGCGCCACCCGCTATTTCACCAGCGACCATATTAAAGATTCGGAAGGCAAAACCCTGCTGGCTATTTTAAAACTGGCTGAGCATATCTGTGGTAATTACCACATTCTCGGGCGTCAGCAGGTGGATCTGGAATGGGAAAATATCGGCACCGAAGTGCTTACCTATCTGGGGCTGGGTGAATACGACATAGAACAAATGCAGCTGAACTTTTCAGAAATGGGCATTGGTTTCCAGAACTATCGTTATTAA
- a CDS encoding accessory factor UbiK family protein has protein sequence MMNPEQIRQRIQDMLQQGPLAGLSGEIKLLLQSQLQALLTSADLVSREEFDVQSEALRRTRQRLEELEARLSVLEQQQP, from the coding sequence ATGATGAACCCGGAACAGATCCGCCAACGCATCCAGGACATGTTGCAACAAGGCCCGCTGGCCGGCTTGTCGGGTGAAATAAAACTGCTGCTGCAAAGCCAGCTGCAGGCGCTGCTGACCAGTGCGGATCTGGTCAGCCGGGAAGAGTTTGACGTGCAGAGTGAAGCGCTGCGCCGCACCCGGCAACGCCTGGAAGAGCTGGAAGCACGGCTGAGCGTACTGGAACAACAACAGCCGTAG
- the glnK gene encoding P-II family nitrogen regulator, with the protein MKLITAVVKPFKLDDVREALSEIGVQGITVTEVKGFGRQKGHTELYRGAEYVVDFLPKVKIDVAVSDDLTDKVIEAITKAANTGKIGDGKIFVTNLEQIIRIRTGETGADAI; encoded by the coding sequence ATGAAACTCATTACTGCTGTGGTTAAGCCGTTCAAATTGGACGATGTGCGTGAAGCACTGTCCGAAATCGGCGTTCAGGGCATCACAGTGACCGAAGTGAAAGGTTTCGGCCGTCAGAAAGGTCACACTGAACTGTATCGTGGTGCTGAATATGTGGTGGATTTTCTGCCCAAAGTAAAAATCGATGTGGCTGTTTCTGATGACCTCACCGACAAAGTAATTGAAGCCATTACCAAAGCGGCCAACACCGGCAAAATCGGCGACGGCAAAATTTTTGTTACCAATCTGGAACAGATTATCCGTATCCGTACCGGCGAGACCGGCGCAGACGCGATCTGA
- a CDS encoding PA3496 family putative envelope integrity protein, translating into MEVAAKIEAHEEVVSFDQQGNVVVNKDSCMSKKLMARRAIEAHLERKRLEQNIEDYYFD; encoded by the coding sequence ATGGAAGTTGCTGCAAAAATTGAAGCGCACGAAGAAGTGGTCTCATTTGACCAACAAGGAAATGTGGTTGTGAACAAAGACAGCTGCATGTCGAAAAAACTGATGGCCCGCCGGGCTATTGAAGCCCACCTCGAACGTAAACGCCTGGAGCAGAATATCGAAGATTATTATTTCGATTAA
- a CDS encoding ammonium transporter, protein MENNIYELQYAMDTFYFLVCGALVMWMAAGFAMLEAGLVRSKNTTEILTKNVALFSIACTMYLVCGYQIMYGGGYFLSGITEVDTAAVLGEFAAREDGFQGGSIYSGASDFFFQVVFVATAMSIVSGAVAERMKLWAFLAFAVVMTAVIYPMEGSWTWGGESVFGLYNLGDMGFKDFAGSGIVHLAGAAAALAGVILLGARKGKYGPNGEIRAIPGANLPLATLGTFILWMGWFGFNGGSVLKLGDIGNAHSVALVFLNTNAAAAGGLIGALLLGYLFFRKADLTMALNGALAGLVAITASPDTPLPLVATLIGFGGGLLVVLSILMMDKVKIDDPVGAISVHGVVGLYGLLVVPFTADGTSFFGQLAGALTIFVWVFGASLIVWLIIKTLFGLRVTEDQEYSGVDITECGMEAYPEFTTK, encoded by the coding sequence ATGGAAAACAATATCTATGAACTTCAATACGCCATGGACACCTTTTATTTTCTGGTGTGTGGCGCGTTAGTAATGTGGATGGCGGCAGGTTTCGCCATGCTGGAAGCGGGCCTGGTCCGTTCTAAAAACACCACTGAAATTCTTACCAAAAACGTTGCTCTCTTTTCTATTGCCTGCACCATGTATCTGGTGTGCGGTTATCAGATTATGTACGGCGGCGGTTACTTCCTGTCGGGTATTACCGAAGTGGATACAGCAGCCGTGCTGGGCGAATTTGCGGCCCGTGAAGACGGTTTCCAGGGGGGTTCTATCTACTCCGGTGCATCCGACTTCTTCTTCCAGGTGGTATTCGTAGCAACCGCTATGTCGATTGTATCCGGCGCGGTGGCTGAGCGGATGAAGCTGTGGGCTTTCCTGGCCTTCGCGGTGGTGATGACTGCTGTTATTTACCCGATGGAAGGTTCCTGGACCTGGGGCGGTGAGTCTGTATTCGGTCTGTACAATCTGGGCGATATGGGCTTCAAAGACTTCGCCGGTTCAGGCATCGTTCACCTGGCGGGTGCTGCTGCGGCTTTGGCGGGTGTAATTCTGCTGGGTGCCCGTAAAGGCAAATACGGCCCGAACGGTGAAATCCGTGCCATCCCGGGTGCTAACCTGCCGCTGGCCACTCTGGGTACCTTCATCCTGTGGATGGGCTGGTTCGGTTTCAACGGTGGTTCGGTGCTGAAACTCGGCGATATCGGCAATGCACATTCTGTAGCTCTGGTATTCCTGAACACCAACGCGGCTGCCGCCGGTGGTCTGATCGGTGCTCTGCTGCTGGGTTATCTGTTCTTCCGCAAAGCGGATCTGACCATGGCGCTGAACGGTGCTCTGGCTGGCCTGGTTGCCATTACTGCCAGCCCGGATACTCCGCTGCCGCTGGTAGCAACCCTGATCGGTTTTGGTGGTGGTTTACTGGTAGTCCTGTCGATTCTGATGATGGATAAAGTCAAAATCGATGATCCGGTGGGTGCGATTTCTGTCCACGGTGTGGTGGGTCTGTATGGCTTGCTGGTGGTACCGTTCACTGCCGATGGCACTTCGTTCTTCGGCCAGCTGGCCGGCGCACTGACCATCTTTGTCTGGGTATTTGGTGCATCACTGATCGTATGGCTGATCATCAAAACACTGTTTGGTCTGCGTGTAACCGAAGATCAGGAATATTCTGGTGTGGATATTACCGAGTGCGGCATGGAAGCGTACCCGGAATTCACTACCAAGTAA
- a CDS encoding DUF1569 domain-containing protein, with protein sequence MNRRQFLLLGTALPVALVAAPAVIARQRHYDLPALQAELARLPLSLQNPGSWNLSQMLQHCAQSVRYSLDGYPRPFSSLFQHTAGRAAATVFRAAGAMRHDLNEAIPGAAALDASLPVTQARDLLLQALADFQRYDGPLKPHFAYGALDKQAYAAAHWLHVRNHLDALVAV encoded by the coding sequence ATGAACCGCCGTCAATTTTTGCTGCTGGGCACTGCGCTGCCCGTGGCGCTGGTGGCTGCGCCCGCCGTTATTGCGCGTCAGCGCCATTATGATCTGCCTGCCCTGCAGGCTGAATTAGCCCGTTTACCCTTGAGTTTGCAGAATCCGGGCAGCTGGAACCTGAGCCAGATGCTGCAGCACTGCGCCCAGAGTGTGCGTTATTCACTGGATGGTTATCCGCGGCCCTTTTCGTCGTTATTTCAGCATACCGCCGGGCGCGCGGCAGCAACCGTATTCCGTGCTGCGGGTGCTATGCGCCATGATCTGAACGAAGCCATTCCCGGTGCCGCCGCACTGGATGCCAGCCTGCCGGTAACGCAGGCGCGTGACCTGTTGCTGCAGGCGTTAGCGGATTTTCAGCGTTACGATGGGCCATTAAAGCCGCACTTTGCTTACGGTGCGCTGGATAAACAGGCCTATGCCGCCGCCCATTGGCTGCATGTGCGTAATCATCTGGATGCGCTGGTAGCGGTCTGA
- a CDS encoding TRAP transporter substrate-binding protein — MKKIVIRFLLPMLSVLLLSACQQEQAANQTQAEQQTFRWKMVTSWPKNFPGLGTSAEHFAQVVNEMSAGRLQIKVYGAGELVPALEVFDAVSQGTAEMGHSSPYYWKGKAVAAQFFTTVPFGMTALEMNSWMQYGGGQELLTELYAPFNLVVFPAGNSGIQMAGWFNKEINSVADLKGLKMRIPGLGGEVLARAGGTPVMLPGGEVFTALQTGAIDATEWVGPYNDLAFGLHKAAKYYYYPGWHEPGSLIELMINKPAFERLPADLQAIVRVAAQAVNDKMLAEMTARSMQALNDMQQKHGVQLRPLPDDVLQHLKGISAEVLNDIAASDPMAQKVYDSMSTYTDQIRAYHAVTEQAYMNARD; from the coding sequence ATGAAAAAAATAGTTATCCGGTTTTTGTTGCCGATGCTGTCGGTGCTGTTGCTCAGTGCCTGTCAGCAGGAACAGGCCGCTAACCAGACGCAGGCTGAACAACAAACCTTCCGCTGGAAAATGGTCACCTCCTGGCCGAAAAACTTTCCCGGTCTGGGCACCTCAGCCGAGCATTTTGCTCAGGTTGTAAATGAGATGTCAGCCGGCCGCTTGCAGATAAAAGTTTACGGGGCGGGCGAACTGGTACCGGCGCTGGAGGTCTTTGATGCGGTGTCGCAAGGCACTGCTGAAATGGGCCACAGCAGCCCTTATTACTGGAAAGGCAAGGCCGTCGCGGCGCAGTTTTTTACCACCGTGCCCTTTGGTATGACGGCGCTGGAAATGAACAGCTGGATGCAATACGGCGGTGGCCAGGAGCTGCTGACTGAGCTGTACGCGCCGTTTAATCTGGTGGTGTTTCCGGCGGGTAACAGCGGCATTCAGATGGCCGGTTGGTTTAATAAAGAAATTAACAGCGTGGCGGATCTGAAAGGTCTGAAAATGCGTATTCCCGGTCTCGGTGGCGAAGTGCTGGCCCGTGCTGGTGGTACGCCGGTGATGCTGCCGGGTGGCGAAGTCTTTACCGCCCTGCAAACCGGTGCGATTGACGCCACCGAGTGGGTCGGCCCTTATAACGATCTGGCCTTTGGTCTGCACAAGGCAGCCAAATATTATTACTACCCCGGCTGGCACGAACCCGGTTCGCTGATTGAATTAATGATTAATAAACCGGCCTTTGAACGCTTACCGGCCGATTTGCAGGCCATTGTCCGCGTTGCGGCGCAGGCCGTGAACGATAAAATGCTGGCAGAAATGACGGCCCGCAGCATGCAGGCGCTGAACGATATGCAGCAAAAACATGGGGTGCAATTACGGCCATTACCGGATGATGTGCTGCAGCATTTAAAAGGCATTTCTGCCGAGGTGCTGAACGATATTGCTGCGTCGGATCCGATGGCGCAGAAGGTTTACGATTCAATGAGCACCTACACCGACCAGATCCGCGCTTATCATGCGGTAACCGAACAGGCCTATATGAACGCCCGGGATTAA
- a CDS encoding TorF family putative porin, protein MKKLSQVIALAGVMSAGLVGVQAVQAEVSASAAVANNYIFRGLLMGSGTPAVSGALDYAHDSGAYAGVWGTSGDTAAGDEYNVYFGFGGESGDFSYDVNVLGYVYPTTKIDLGQFVELTASVGFSGLGLSLTVPVADDKNAMGGEDYLYAKLSYGYDKFGVVIGNQTADAASEYTHVDLSYQYNDNIAFGVSKIVDGDISQRALFQVSYSLPIEL, encoded by the coding sequence ATGAAGAAACTGTCTCAAGTAATCGCTCTGGCTGGTGTTATGTCTGCAGGTCTGGTGGGTGTTCAGGCTGTTCAGGCGGAAGTGTCGGCATCGGCTGCTGTTGCCAATAACTACATCTTCCGTGGCTTATTGATGGGGTCAGGCACTCCTGCTGTTTCCGGTGCTCTGGATTATGCACATGACTCCGGTGCTTACGCCGGTGTGTGGGGTACTTCTGGTGATACCGCTGCTGGTGATGAATACAATGTGTATTTCGGTTTTGGTGGTGAGTCTGGTGACTTCTCCTACGATGTGAATGTGCTGGGATATGTATACCCAACCACTAAAATCGATCTTGGCCAATTTGTTGAGCTGACCGCAAGTGTTGGTTTTTCAGGGTTGGGATTGTCTCTGACTGTGCCTGTTGCTGATGATAAAAATGCCATGGGCGGCGAAGACTACCTGTATGCAAAGCTTTCTTACGGCTATGACAAGTTTGGTGTTGTTATCGGCAATCAGACTGCTGATGCAGCCTCTGAGTACACCCACGTTGATCTGTCTTACCAATACAACGACAACATTGCCTTTGGTGTCAGCAAGATTGTAGACGGCGATATTTCTCAACGCGCCCTGTTCCAGGTGAGCTACAGCCTGCCTATTGAACTGTAA